Genomic segment of Pseudomonas iranensis:
TTTTACGATTGGAGAGAGCTGAATGAGTTATCGAATTCGGCATGCCACCCATGATGATCTTGCCTTTGCGCGGGATCTGACCTGTCGCAACATGCTGCGCTATTACATTGACCACGATCTGTTGTGGCAGGACGAGGCATTCGACGCAGGCTGGCAGTATCGTGAGAACTGGATGATCCTCCAGGATGAACTGCTGATCGGCTTTGTCAGTCTGAGCGAGGATTCGCGGGCGCTGTACATACGCGAATTGCAGATTGATCAGACCTGGCGAGGGCAGGGCGCCGGCTCCTGGGCTATCGATCAGGTTATTGACATGGCCCGTCAGGCGCGACGTCCTGCACTGCGACTGACGGTCTTCGATAACAATCGTGCGCAAGCACTGTATGTCCGCAAAGGACTGCGTATCGTAGGCAGGGATGAGTGTTTCCTGAGGATGCAGCTCGATTTGAGTACAGCTGTGCTCTGAAACCCACAGCCGGCAAGCTCTGAATGATGAATTGAAACTTTTTAAATACGGCTTTCCGCTAGGTCTGTCTGGCACTTTTTGCTAAGGTGTCCGGCATCCCAATAAGACCATATCGCGAGGTGTCTGCTTGATTAGGGTGCTAGTGGTCGACGACCATGATCTCGTTCGTACAGGCATTACACGAATGCTGGCCGATATCGATGGCCTGCAGGTGGTAGGCCAGGCCGA
This window contains:
- a CDS encoding GNAT family N-acetyltransferase is translated as MSYRIRHATHDDLAFARDLTCRNMLRYYIDHDLLWQDEAFDAGWQYRENWMILQDELLIGFVSLSEDSRALYIRELQIDQTWRGQGAGSWAIDQVIDMARQARRPALRLTVFDNNRAQALYVRKGLRIVGRDECFLRMQLDLSTAVL